The sequence below is a genomic window from Lolium perenne isolate Kyuss_39 chromosome 7, Kyuss_2.0, whole genome shotgun sequence.
tctcagaggctcccataaataaaacaaattgttctacttcttcgaacctaagatgaatatagttattccaattatagttcttaattaaaacttcttcgctaaagccacattggaatttaagatgtttagtatcctgttgagagcaacagtttatatcatggcgtttaagcaagattttagcaattgtattcaatttttctatcacagcactcatcacttcacccgctcttgattctctataattattatataattctataaactccaacatggttatgcattcttccataacaacagtttttaatttttaggtttttcaaatttttatggatttttgggtatataagaaaactaaaacaagacaaaaagaaactagaaaaaagtaaactaagcaaaacaaaataaaaacagagagagagaggtagagtgtactccccaggtgaacttatgagtagagccacgcctccccggcaacggcgctagaaaatagtcttgataacccacaagtataggggatcgcaacagtcttcgagggaagtaaaacccaaatttattgattcgacacaaggggaggtaaagaatacttataagccttaacaacagagttgtcaattcagctgcacgtggaaaagcactagtaacaggggtgatgtgaaagcagcagtaatatgagagcaatagtaacaagaataacacAAAGATGCAGaatacagaggcaatggcaccagaaaatagttgatactacttccaatgtcatatagaaacgagtatatgatgatgagagatggaccggggttcccagcgatctacactagtggtaactctccaataacaagtgacaagtgttgggtgaacaaattacagttgggcaattgataggattgaaatagcattaagacagaacatcaagattattaattatgtaggcatgttttccatatatagtcgtacgtgctcgcaatgagaaacttgcacaacatcttttgtcctaccagccggtggcagccgggcctcaagggaatctactggctactaAGGTACTCCTTTGAATAGAgcgccggagcaaagcattaacacttggtgaaaacatgtgatcctcatatcacagccttcccctccggttgtcccaatttctgtcactttggggcctcgggttccggacagcaatatgtgcaaacaacttgtagatacaatctaagcaataattatagagcttaaatctaagatcatgccactcgggccctagtgacaagcattaagcataacaaaattgcagcaataataacttcacaaactttatagatagactaatcataatgtatcatccatcggatcccaacaaacacaacaccgattacatgagatggatctcaatcatgtaaggcagctcatgagatcattgtattgaagtacatgggatagagagtaccaactagctactgctagaacccgtagtccatgggggaactactcacggagcatgatggaggcggtggcgtcgatggagatggcttccgggggcacttgcccgtcccggcagggtgccggaacagagacttctgtcccccgaattggagtttcgcgatggcggtggcgcccctggagtctttttggagtttcgtcaattcgtatcgcgtttttaggtcgaaagggcttatatgggcgaagaggcggcgcaggaggggcaccagggcgccctccccataggccggcgcggccaggggcctgcccgcgcggccctatggtgtgggggccctgggcctcctctccgtctccccttcggtgttctggtccgtctcggtgaattatgatgtttggtcttcgtttcgtcgaattccgagaatattgcccgaacagcctttctggaaccaaaaacagcagaaaacaggaactggcactgtggcatcttgttaataggttagttccggaaaacgcataaaaacattataaagtgtgagcaaaacatgtaggtattgtcataaaacaagcatggaacatcagaaattatagatacgttggagacgtatcagtgcattaaacacctcttttctataatgaacttgttgtgtacgctcgtactcataccactcttaaatcgcctgcttagattgtccgaatcgactggaggaggacaatgacgaccctgaaggagccgaagtcatcggctatgaagaaccagacctctctggaggtgttgaaggtgtagactacctcatagtctacggaaccggggagggttccggaggagagcaagttTAGACcgaccgagtagtagtagtaaccgaggagtacgaactcttagtacttaactgctcgaggagaataaaatgtataacttagtaagactcttatattgtaagttaagtcgggttcgcctcgaacccaggagtattcctcttaggacccaagaggagctccgagatgatatgtacatgttgcttgtaataataaatgaatgatttATTGACCTGCTATGttatgttgtactactctgagggatgtaatatttgcggattggtacttcgtgaatgttatatcaacgactggcatactacaacatgcagtggtatgcagggccaCCACAACAGCACAAGGATAAGAtgaagcagaccaaacctgagcacacccAGGGGGCTTAAGTTTCACCAAAGGGCTTCGCAACTCATGAAGATGTTGTGCAAAcaacagcacaacacacacaGCTGAGTCACTAGCCAAGCCAGGGTTGTGTGTCACAGCCAGAGAAGAAACACCAGGGGTATAagaagggtagaaaccctagaaacaatgcacagtcgaccagataaccATTTCATCCAGCAACCAGCCATAGAACAGCaagagttcatccagttcttgctcaagaacaacaCCAACACCCACTGAAACCACTTATCCATCTAAATTCACCAACCAAAACCCAACAGAAACCATGGGAACATAAACAAGACCATTAGGAGCTAGGAGGAGAAGGACAAGTCACAAAACCATCAAGCAACTGCTCAACAGCAGTCACGCTTAactatctaggagctggaacaaggtatatcaAGTTCCTGGAGAGGATCCAGTGGATCCAATCCATCATTCATGCATCACACAGGTCATggtttgagcagatgctcaagggtGATCATCACTTGGTATTGACCAAGGATCACTGGCAGTAAAAGGGAGCCATTAGAACCTAAAACCATCCAGATACtatttttatgcatatgaacaagAATAGATGCGCAAAAGTGCACAAAAGCAAGTACACATGCACAGAAAGCACCAGTAGAAGATTTAAAGGTTATAAAAAGCTACCAAGAACTACCTAGTGAGATCCTAGCCACTAAACCATCAGTAAATCCCAAGATTTCTTCACAAGCAAGCATAATGGTATTCATAGCATGTATGATTTCCtattatgcaagaagagatgagtagccaacaaaaaTTAGCCAATTGTGTGAGCAAACAATCTATAGAAAGCTATAGAGGTCACATCAAACACCAAACCTTCTACTTAACCAAGAAAATAagtcatcactatccagaaattgaTTCAGACTTGTATTACTTCCAAAATATTCATGGAAACATCAAATCATGCATAGCAAGGCACTTAAGCAACGCTGCATAAGCATTTCATCAGTAATCCATTCATCCAGGAAGGAATACATTACAAATCCATGCATGAACCATGTCAAGGCATCACTGTAAGGCAACAACAGCATGCACCATTGCATCttagccactggatcaagtccagtaaGCTATGGACAGCAGCAGCACAAACATAGAAACAAAAGTAAGCATGAGTGATAGCAACAGCTAGCAATTCATCCATTTAGCAAAGGAATTGACCAGTAATTAAGCCACTAGCAGATAATTGCtcaagtagatcaagcacaagacCAAGCAGAGCATCAGAGGCAAGCCAGGATCTCAAGATTGGATCAACTGAAGCCTATACAGGGCATGGGTGAGCACCACTGACACCACAAGTGTCAGTAGAGCTAACCCAGGTCAACAACATATTCAGTAAGCATATGAACAAGCTACTGAGCATGTGAATTAACTAGTAAAGATAGGAATGAGCCAGTAGGCATATGAGCAAGTAATTGAGCATAGGAACAGGCCAATAGGCATATGAACATGAGCCAGTGAGCAATTGCACAACACAGAGTCATGCACACATAGATTGAGCACAACACAATAAGCCAGTAGGCATATGAATTGCATCAACAGGCTTAGGAGTAGAGCATAGCAAGGCCAACAGCATGCGCAGCAGCACAACATCATGGCATAAACAGCAAGAACAATAGCATAGTCAGTAGTATAGCAAGCTTGGCAGCACATCAAGCTTAGCAGCAACTTACGCAGGGGAGCAGTAGGCACAGATCgagcagaagaagaaggagaagaagtggTAGCCGAAGGAGAAGGGTTACCTAGTGAAGGGTGAAGCGCCGGCCATGGCAGCACGGTGGCACATgccagccacggcggcgccaaacCGCGGCCAGGCCCGTGCCAGGCCACACACATCACCAGGGAAGGCGACGAACACCTAGGAGTGGCGAGGAAGAGCATATCGACGAAGATCGCCACAGATTCATCGGCGTCTGCGAGCATCGCACACGCACGGTCGAGGACGAGATCGAAGGAACTACGCGGACGAGCAGATGCGACGTTGCGCGTTGAGCCGTTCGAGCACCACGGCGTGCCTTGGTTCGGCTGGAGCTGGACGGAGCACGgcgacgaccatggcggtgacACGGTCGCCACGcaaatcgcctcgggcgattagGGTTTCGCGAGCGAGAGAGGACGAGAGAGAGAGTGAGCTGAGGTGGGCCGAGGGATTCGGTGCCACCGAACCGTTTTGGACTGGCTCAATAGAGTAGGGGTATTTTTGTCCTTTTGTTTTTACAAATAACTTATGAATTCTACCCAATAAAAATAAATGTAAAATACctctaaaaatccaagaaaaatagGATTAATGAATACCAAATTAttcttttaaaaaataaaataataaatGGAATTTGCTATacaatttcaaattttgaaatttttgaattcGAATTTTAATTGCAATTTTCCTTGGATTTAAAAATCAATGAAAATTCAAAAATGAATTCCAATAATTTCAAAgggaattctattattccaagtcatttcttttaaaGATTAAGATTTTCCAAAAAGGGAAATATCTTAATAATTCAAAATTCATGAATAATTCCAAAATGAGGAAAACCCTATTTTCAAATTCCTTATTTGAAATAAGTATATTCCAAAGGAAAATATCAACTATCTTTAAATTATTTTCTTACTAGAAAATAAAACCATGTTAAAATACTTAAAGAATTATAAAGTACCGCCAAAGGCACCAATAATTAATTCAACTCTAACTCTTAATAGGGTAAGGGATTCAACATGAAATAATACATCCATCCATGCATCATTTGGATCttataacattatctttaccggacaatgatgcttctttacagaacccgaggttcaGGTTCAATCCAACACATCGAActgcattagagcatctccaacaggcgcgctaaaaCAGCCGCGCGGAAAAAAAACTACTGATTTGGCGCGCGCGGGCGCTCGCGCGCAGCTTCAGCGGACGCGGGAAAAAAGCGCGCGCGCTAAAAACTTTGCCGCGCGTCCGTGTTTGCGCTATCCCGCGCGGGAGAATTGCCGCGTACGCTGCCGCGCGCGCTATAAACGCGACACGCGCGAGCGCGCCAACAGACTGAACTTTCCACGcgtctctccctctcttcctctctcCCGCCGACGCTCCGCCTCTGCGCCGACGACACCTCTCCCCCTCTCCCGCCGACGCTTCGCCTCGTCGCCGCCGACgatgcctccgcgccgccgccccgcctCCGGCTACCACGGCATTCAGGCGCGGTCGAGCGGCCGGTTCGACGCGGAGATCCGCTCCGGCGACGAGCGGATCCGCCTCGGTACCTACGAcacggcgcacgaggcggcgcgggcgTACGACGCCGTCGCTTGGCGTCTCGGCCGCTCCCGGCGGTCGATGAATTTCCACGATGTGTACACGCGGGAGCAAGCGGAGATGCtcgtgccgccgccgcccgtCATCACGCAGGAGCAGCAGCGCCGGCAACGGAAGTTGGAGCAGTGCCTCCTCATCGCGGAGCGCGACGAGGCGATGCGCCTCGAGTGGGCGCGCCGCTTCCCCGAAGACGTCACCGCGACGGAGGCCTTCTACAcgcagaaggaggaggagaaggcagcGGAGAAGGCGAAGAAGAAAGCTTCGCGCGAGAAGCGCCGCGCCGAGGCCGCggcgaggaaggcggcgaggaaggaggaggaaaagaagaagggcgcagggccgtcgacgatcgtcctctcctcctcctcctccttcgagtggatGACGACGCCGGTGTCGGAGACGACTCCGAGCACCCACTCGTCGGACTTCGATTGGGACTCCTCCGAGTAGCTTTAGATTTGCATTTTTGTCCTCTATGTCGCGCTGTATCGTTGAACTTTTTAATTATATTCGTATCTTCGATCACATTTCCATTGTTCGTTTGATTATTTTTGAAAAAAACGGTCGAAACGCGCTACAAAATACAGCCTCCGGCGGAGGTGTTTTTTTCCCGCaccaacgcgcgctgcaaaatacaGCCTCCGGCGGGGGAAAATTCGGTATCACGCGCGCCAGCGGTTTGCAGCGCGCCGAAACGGAGGTTTAGCGCGCCGCGttttagcgcgcctgttggagatgctcttagctcgcAGTCACTAGACAAGTTCACTCTTGCTCATGTCACCTTGATTATTTTATATCAATTTACcgcaaaagtactatacttatcattcctgcattgaaaagcaaatgttacttttccaattatgaatatgactatgtggtgggcaatggaaccatagtATGTGttcatatggtggaggttccattgcaagggttctataaatctaggactaatcaccaatggtgtctagtgattctagcgccgtacaatt
It includes:
- the LOC127315898 gene encoding uncharacterized protein; translated protein: MPPRRRPASGYHGIQARSSGRFDAEIRSGDERIRLGTYDTAHEAARAYDAVAWRLGRSRRSMNFHDVYTREQAEMLVPPPPVITQEQQRRQRKLEQCLLIAERDEAMRLEWARRFPEDVTATEAFYTQKEEEKAAEKAKKKASHCENEVEATDVAPEGDYELVYEEPDLSGGVEGVDYGIVYGPDNNEAEE